A stretch of Bradyrhizobium sp. AZCC 2262 DNA encodes these proteins:
- a CDS encoding DUF5938 domain-containing protein produces MSEKKPVVVYGVSGYTGRLVCEYLREYNIPFIAAGRDAAKVKAVVEKIPGIETADYEVAEVEHTVEALAKLFKGAKVVSNMVGPFIKYGPEVVEACLAAGCHYTDTTGEQDWVLLAQERWGEKFAARGLLLAPNIAQMYTTGEIAANICLETPGLDTLDILVLWKGFPTYASTQTIFTILKANWYYLVQNKFVEWDVTTNFEVNVPGQHEGAIAVPWGGTAHPVWFKNDPRVSNCRVLGGVMQRDVMLGVVQTQQMVKEKIKPLPADQQEKALADIAATVQATMPPRENPRINTSIDSVYASGPLGRAHCVIHGNCNYKQTGMLQAYVAFSLLQTAPRKVGFASACQAFGHRELLGQLRSFGLVMNPILTVHN; encoded by the coding sequence ATGAGCGAGAAAAAGCCTGTGGTCGTCTATGGCGTCTCCGGCTACACGGGGCGTCTGGTTTGCGAATATCTGCGGGAATACAACATTCCCTTTATTGCCGCCGGCCGCGACGCGGCCAAAGTGAAGGCCGTTGTCGAAAAAATTCCCGGCATCGAAACCGCGGACTACGAAGTTGCCGAGGTTGAGCACACCGTCGAAGCGCTGGCCAAACTGTTCAAGGGCGCGAAGGTCGTCAGCAATATGGTCGGCCCATTCATCAAGTATGGCCCGGAAGTCGTCGAAGCCTGTCTTGCGGCCGGCTGTCATTATACGGATACGACCGGCGAGCAGGACTGGGTGCTGCTGGCGCAGGAGCGCTGGGGAGAAAAATTCGCGGCAAGAGGATTGCTGCTCGCGCCCAACATCGCGCAGATGTACACAACGGGCGAAATCGCAGCGAACATATGCCTCGAAACGCCTGGCCTCGATACGCTCGACATTTTGGTGCTGTGGAAAGGGTTCCCGACCTATGCTTCGACGCAGACGATTTTCACCATCCTCAAGGCGAACTGGTACTATCTCGTCCAGAACAAATTTGTCGAATGGGACGTGACCACCAATTTTGAGGTCAACGTTCCCGGACAGCACGAGGGTGCCATCGCTGTGCCGTGGGGCGGCACCGCGCATCCGGTCTGGTTCAAGAACGATCCGCGCGTGTCGAATTGCAGGGTGCTCGGCGGCGTCATGCAGCGCGACGTCATGTTGGGCGTGGTTCAGACCCAGCAGATGGTGAAGGAGAAAATCAAGCCGCTGCCGGCCGACCAGCAGGAGAAGGCGCTGGCCGACATCGCGGCAACGGTGCAAGCAACCATGCCGCCGCGTGAAAATCCGCGCATTAATACCTCGATCGACTCCGTCTATGCATCGGGACCGCTCGGTCGAGCCCATTGCGTGATCCACGGCAACTGCAACTACAAGCAGACCGGAATGCTGCAGGCCTATGTCGCCTTCTCGCTGCTGCAGACGGCTCCCAGGAAGGTTGGCTTTGCCTCCGCCTGTCAGGCGTTCGGGCATCGGGAGTTGCTGGGCCAGTTGCGAAGCTTCGGACTGGTGATGAACCCAATTCTGACCGTTCACAATTGA
- a CDS encoding AMP-binding protein has translation MRLVDYLDKGASLGADAPCLTMDGNDLSYGDVQRLSYRIARGLANSGVAPGEKVAILSGNDPVAFACVFGISRAGAVWCPINPRNEAAENQFILDAFDCSLLLFSSSFAQMVDKIRPNLPKLRKLVCLDAEFPHAPSFEHWLADIDGQPFQRDPVDDLALIPGTGGTTGKPKGVMLSGRNIETMTALTLMGYPFKGRPSYLALAPLTHAAGVLCFPIMTLGGRVVIMHHPDIGEFLDLIARYRITHTFLPPTVIYMLLDHPKLESADLDSLQCFWYGAAPISVARLAEALEKIGPMAQLFGQTEAPMMISMMPPEDHYNADGSTATGRLTSAGRVGPLVRVGIMDGDGNLMLVGERGEIVVRGSLVMDGYYKNAEATAEASVHGWHHTGDIGYLDADNFLYIVDRAKDMIITGGFNVYSVEVENALQAHESIQDCAVIGLPDEKWGERVVAVVQPRVGRTVDIAAVSSFVKQRVGSVKTPKQIEVWDDLPRSKVGKVLKSEIRARMLANGIRR, from the coding sequence ATGCGGCTTGTCGACTATCTGGATAAGGGCGCCTCGCTTGGTGCTGATGCGCCATGCCTGACCATGGACGGAAACGACCTGAGCTATGGCGACGTGCAGCGCCTTAGCTATCGGATCGCGCGCGGACTCGCCAATTCCGGCGTTGCGCCCGGAGAGAAAGTCGCGATCCTGTCCGGCAACGATCCGGTCGCCTTCGCCTGCGTATTCGGCATTTCGCGCGCCGGAGCCGTCTGGTGTCCGATCAATCCGCGCAACGAGGCGGCGGAAAATCAGTTCATCTTGGACGCGTTCGACTGCAGCCTGTTGCTGTTTAGCAGCAGCTTCGCGCAGATGGTCGACAAGATCAGGCCGAATCTGCCGAAGCTGCGCAAGCTCGTGTGTCTTGACGCCGAATTCCCGCATGCGCCGTCGTTCGAGCACTGGCTTGCCGATATCGATGGCCAGCCCTTTCAGCGTGATCCCGTGGACGATCTGGCGCTCATACCCGGCACCGGCGGAACGACGGGAAAACCCAAGGGCGTGATGCTTTCGGGTCGCAACATCGAAACGATGACCGCGCTGACGCTGATGGGCTATCCGTTCAAGGGGCGTCCGAGCTACCTTGCGCTCGCGCCGCTGACGCACGCCGCCGGCGTGCTGTGTTTTCCGATCATGACGCTCGGAGGCCGGGTGGTGATCATGCATCATCCGGACATCGGGGAATTCCTCGATCTGATCGCCCGCTACCGGATCACGCACACATTCCTTCCGCCAACCGTCATTTACATGCTGCTGGATCATCCGAAGCTCGAAAGCGCCGATCTCGACTCGCTGCAATGCTTTTGGTACGGCGCGGCCCCGATTTCGGTGGCGCGGCTGGCCGAGGCGCTGGAAAAGATCGGCCCGATGGCACAGCTCTTTGGACAGACCGAAGCGCCGATGATGATATCGATGATGCCGCCCGAGGACCATTACAATGCCGATGGCTCGACCGCGACTGGACGTCTGACGTCGGCGGGCCGTGTCGGACCGCTGGTTCGGGTCGGCATCATGGATGGCGACGGCAATCTGATGCTGGTCGGAGAGCGCGGCGAAATCGTAGTTCGCGGATCGCTGGTCATGGACGGGTACTACAAGAACGCCGAAGCGACGGCGGAGGCCTCCGTGCACGGCTGGCATCATACGGGTGATATCGGATACCTGGACGCGGACAACTTCCTTTACATCGTCGACCGCGCAAAGGACATGATCATTACTGGCGGCTTCAACGTCTATTCCGTCGAAGTTGAGAACGCCCTTCAGGCTCACGAATCCATTCAGGATTGTGCCGTCATCGGTTTGCCAGACGAGAAGTGGGGCGAACGCGTTGTCGCTGTGGTGCAGCCGAGAGTAGGACGCACTGTCGACATCGCCGCGGTATCGAGCTTCGTGAAGCAGCGGGTCGGGAGCGTCAAAACGCCCAAGCAGATTGAAGTCTGGGATGACCTTCCGCGCTCCAAAGTCGGCAAGGTCCTGAAATCCGAGATTCGCGCCAGGATGCTGGCGAACGGGATACGACGATGA
- a CDS encoding TfuA-like protein, translating to MSDICVFVGPTRLEKGQDRAHFFAPAALGSVFQAVLAGYKVICIIDGYFGNVPSVWHKEILFALKSGAAVCGASSTGALRAAELHTYGMVGFGWVYRAFRRGVLQDDDEVCVIHAVSELNFESLSEAMVNIRRSLRNMRSRGHINSEHEVRIASSLKEIHFSGRTLSAIRGAFEDEFGSRGAAMFDLYETCKIDIKALDAEMMLNAVLSSSPTCKNGGWELPATDYWTKQFLIETGDIPPISRW from the coding sequence TTGTCTGACATTTGCGTGTTTGTTGGTCCGACAAGGCTGGAAAAGGGTCAGGACCGCGCCCATTTTTTTGCGCCTGCGGCGCTCGGCTCCGTATTTCAGGCCGTTCTGGCCGGCTACAAAGTGATCTGCATCATCGACGGTTATTTCGGCAACGTCCCGTCGGTGTGGCACAAGGAGATACTGTTTGCCTTGAAGAGTGGCGCAGCGGTTTGTGGCGCTTCCAGCACGGGGGCACTGAGGGCCGCTGAACTGCACACATACGGCATGGTCGGATTTGGTTGGGTCTATCGGGCATTTCGCCGCGGCGTGTTACAAGACGATGACGAGGTGTGTGTGATCCACGCCGTTTCGGAGCTGAATTTTGAATCGCTTTCGGAGGCAATGGTGAACATCAGGCGCTCCCTTCGAAACATGAGAAGCCGCGGGCATATCAATTCCGAGCATGAAGTTCGTATTGCATCGTCGCTGAAGGAGATTCACTTTTCCGGACGCACCTTGTCAGCGATCCGGGGCGCGTTCGAAGACGAGTTTGGCAGCCGGGGGGCTGCCATGTTCGACCTCTATGAAACCTGCAAGATCGACATCAAAGCTTTGGATGCAGAAATGATGTTGAACGCCGTGCTGTCATCGTCCCCCACGTGCAAGAATGGTGGATGGGAATTGCCGGCGACAGATTATTGGACAAAGCAGTTTTTGATCGAGACCGGTGACATTCCTCCGATCAGCAGATGGTAG
- a CDS encoding TetR/AcrR family transcriptional regulator, whose amino-acid sequence MRKQSAVTKRKIETTGRSNWPSDRIERGRVDKFSARRIELAEAALETLAELGYARTSLREIAQKSEFTHGVLHYYFSDKVDLICCCVRHYKAKCVTRYDQITSAAQSRDELMKGFLEKLGETVRDEARMHRLWYDLRSQSLFEEAFRDDVAEIDKSLEDMVWRIASRFALLGGRQPVVSRGALYALFDGLFQRCLLRHLSGDRKAIADLQEEVKRLLPSVA is encoded by the coding sequence GTGCGCAAACAATCTGCGGTTACGAAGCGGAAAATCGAAACGACGGGACGGTCGAACTGGCCCTCGGATCGGATCGAACGGGGGCGTGTCGACAAATTCAGTGCCCGGCGAATCGAGCTTGCCGAGGCTGCATTGGAAACCCTGGCTGAGCTCGGCTATGCGAGAACCAGCCTGCGCGAGATCGCGCAGAAATCCGAGTTTACGCACGGCGTGCTGCACTATTACTTCAGCGACAAGGTCGACCTGATCTGCTGTTGTGTTCGTCACTACAAAGCCAAATGCGTCACGCGGTACGACCAGATCACGTCGGCGGCGCAAAGCCGCGACGAACTGATGAAGGGTTTTCTGGAAAAGCTCGGCGAGACGGTGCGCGACGAGGCGCGTATGCATCGCCTCTGGTACGATCTTCGCTCGCAATCACTGTTTGAAGAGGCCTTTCGCGACGACGTCGCCGAGATCGACAAGAGCCTGGAAGATATGGTGTGGCGAATAGCGTCGCGCTTTGCCTTACTTGGTGGACGGCAGCCAGTGGTCTCCCGGGGAGCGCTCTATGCGCTGTTTGATGGGCTCTTCCAGCGATGCCTGCTGCGGCATCTCTCGGGCGACCGCAAGGCGATCGCGGACCTGCAGGAAGAAGTAAAGCGCCTCCTCCCGTCCGTTGCATAG
- a CDS encoding class I SAM-dependent methyltransferase: MSADSGHLRRRSSTGLSELSRVEALVLSRSSVAQSLALPLPRPLPYQRLTLPDTMQQYYRARAAEYDLFYQAPERLSELTLLQAWLIERTRGLNILEVAAGTGYWTEIAAPFARAVTATDLNAETLEIAATRRLGQHVSLRTADAYSLPHSTTIFDVGMAHLWWSHVKRQKRKSFLSHFASRLRPAATLLMIDQFYVDGFTSPISREDRWGNQYTIRKLKDGRTYEIIKNFPRPGEPEETFNEICTNISVLRLKHFWALSAQVRD; the protein is encoded by the coding sequence GTGTCCGCTGATTCCGGCCACCTCAGGCGGCGGTCTTCAACCGGGCTTAGTGAACTCTCGCGTGTGGAGGCGCTCGTGCTGAGCCGATCTTCTGTCGCACAATCTCTCGCTCTACCCCTGCCGCGACCATTGCCGTATCAGAGGCTGACATTGCCGGACACAATGCAACAATACTACCGTGCTCGTGCCGCAGAGTATGACCTGTTCTATCAGGCGCCTGAGCGACTGAGTGAACTCACGCTATTGCAGGCGTGGCTGATTGAGCGCACGCGAGGACTGAATATTTTGGAAGTTGCGGCGGGGACCGGCTACTGGACCGAAATAGCAGCGCCGTTTGCTCGGGCCGTTACCGCGACCGATTTGAATGCCGAGACCCTTGAGATTGCTGCGACGCGGCGACTTGGTCAGCATGTGAGCTTGCGCACTGCCGATGCCTATTCACTCCCCCATTCAACTACGATATTTGATGTGGGGATGGCGCACTTGTGGTGGTCTCACGTCAAGAGACAAAAGCGCAAGTCATTCCTGTCGCATTTCGCCTCACGACTACGCCCGGCAGCAACTTTGCTGATGATCGATCAATTTTACGTTGACGGGTTCACGTCTCCCATCTCCCGAGAAGACCGGTGGGGCAATCAGTATACAATCCGGAAGCTCAAAGATGGACGCACTTACGAGATAATCAAGAACTTTCCACGGCCGGGTGAACCCGAAGAGACTTTCAATGAGATATGCACGAATATCAGCGTACTCAGATTGAAGCATTTTTGGGCGCTCAGCGCTCAGGTCCGCGACTGA
- a CDS encoding class I SAM-dependent methyltransferase has translation MYDAENGSALQRDVSRRSMGSRLHRLTFGGNPVAVSNSTKFIDLLKRESRRPVVLVVGGGTIGSGADELYRDDSIELVGTDVYASPHTVLVADAHKLPFEDGVFDGVWVQAVLEHVLEPATVVAELHRVLRLDGLVYAETPFMQQVHEQAYDFSRFTQSGHRWLFRRFSEISAGPVGGAGVALAWSIRYFSRALGAGNKLSRLIVLPFFWIRYLDAFGRGRAAADAASGFFFLGRRAEHAMDPHAMPEYYNRQR, from the coding sequence ATGTACGACGCCGAGAACGGCTCGGCGCTGCAACGGGACGTCAGTCGCCGTTCCATGGGGTCGCGGCTGCATCGCCTGACCTTCGGGGGCAACCCGGTTGCGGTCTCCAACAGCACGAAATTCATCGATCTGTTGAAGCGGGAATCGCGGCGGCCGGTCGTGCTGGTGGTCGGCGGCGGCACAATCGGTTCGGGCGCCGACGAACTCTACCGGGACGATTCCATCGAACTCGTCGGCACCGACGTCTATGCCTCGCCGCACACCGTGCTGGTGGCGGACGCCCACAAATTACCGTTTGAAGACGGCGTGTTCGATGGTGTCTGGGTGCAGGCGGTGCTGGAACACGTGCTGGAGCCCGCAACCGTCGTTGCCGAGCTGCACCGCGTGCTGCGGCTGGACGGCCTGGTCTATGCGGAGACGCCATTCATGCAGCAGGTGCATGAGCAGGCCTATGACTTCTCGCGTTTCACGCAAAGCGGCCACCGCTGGCTGTTCAGGCGGTTTTCCGAAATCAGCGCCGGGCCGGTCGGCGGCGCCGGCGTGGCGCTGGCCTGGTCGATCCGCTATTTCTCGCGCGCGCTCGGCGCGGGCAACAAGCTGTCACGCCTGATCGTGCTGCCGTTCTTCTGGATCAGGTATCTCGATGCGTTCGGCCGCGGCCGGGCCGCGGCCGACGCCGCCAGTGGCTTCTTCTTTCTCGGCCGCAGGGCCGAGCACGCAATGGATCCGCACGCCATGCCGGAATACTACAACCGGCAAAGGTAA
- a CDS encoding SDR family NAD(P)-dependent oxidoreductase — MGENTLAGRKALVTGGARGIGAAIATALAKAGASVMIGDILADLGKQTAGRLAETGAKTGFVELNVTDDAQWERAVAATVATLGGYDILINNAGIEITSLVVDLKAEDLRRMCDVNIVGTGLGMKHAFRAMRPGGSAGTGGAIVNIASVAATIAFPAIAGYSGTKSAVDRMTRIAAVEAGKLGYGVRVNCLYPGLVPTDMGMQLANDIVAAGLAPDAGAAVASVVEQTPLGRLGEVGDMADAAVFLCSHEARFITGAGLPVDGGMGT, encoded by the coding sequence ATGGGTGAAAACACTCTGGCAGGCCGCAAGGCTCTGGTCACTGGCGGCGCGCGAGGCATCGGCGCTGCGATCGCAACGGCGCTTGCGAAAGCCGGCGCTTCCGTGATGATCGGCGACATTCTCGCTGATCTCGGCAAGCAAACCGCCGGCCGCCTTGCGGAAACAGGCGCCAAAACCGGCTTCGTGGAACTGAACGTCACCGACGACGCGCAATGGGAAAGGGCTGTCGCAGCCACCGTCGCCACGCTCGGTGGCTACGACATTCTGATCAACAATGCAGGCATCGAGATCACCTCACTCGTGGTCGATCTCAAGGCTGAGGACTTGCGCCGGATGTGCGACGTCAACATCGTCGGCACCGGTCTCGGCATGAAACACGCGTTTCGTGCGATGCGGCCCGGTGGAAGTGCAGGTACCGGCGGCGCCATCGTCAATATTGCCTCTGTCGCGGCCACGATCGCATTCCCGGCCATTGCTGGATACTCCGGCACCAAATCGGCCGTTGATCGCATGACGCGGATCGCCGCAGTCGAAGCCGGCAAGCTCGGCTACGGCGTGCGGGTCAACTGTCTCTATCCCGGGCTTGTCCCCACCGACATGGGAATGCAACTGGCCAACGACATAGTTGCCGCTGGACTCGCACCGGACGCCGGCGCCGCTGTAGCTTCGGTCGTCGAGCAGACACCGCTTGGTCGGCTAGGCGAGGTCGGCGACATGGCGGACGCCGCTGTTTTCCTTTGCTCCCATGAAGCCCGCTTCATCACCGGCGCCGGTCTGCCGGTCGACGGCGGCATGGGCACGTAA
- a CDS encoding Bug family tripartite tricarboxylate transporter substrate binding protein produces MKECRRRFLNLAAGSVFLVGEPWKAWAQTYPARPVIISVGLAAGGGTDLVARLVADWLSRRFGQPFIVENRTGMGGNLSTERVLKSAPDGYTLLFAAPNTTIGASLYRKLPFDFRRDAVPVAFVMRFPNVMVVPSSLPVQSVQEFIDYARRYPGKLSYASSGHGTSLHLSGAMFSLMTKIDMIHVPYRGSHAAYPDLIEGRVHVMFDNITIALQMARAGKVRALGVTSAVRWTSAPEIPAIAETVPGFEAMVWYGIVAPRGTPSDVVLTLNKAVTEAFSDPDFLARLADTGGMAMSMTPEQFEKFIDEDIERWRKVVDFAGAWID; encoded by the coding sequence ATGAAGGAGTGCCGTCGGCGATTTCTGAATCTAGCTGCGGGTTCAGTCTTTCTGGTTGGCGAGCCCTGGAAGGCTTGGGCGCAAACATATCCAGCGCGCCCAGTCATCATCAGCGTCGGACTGGCGGCAGGCGGAGGGACTGACCTTGTTGCCCGACTTGTGGCCGACTGGCTGTCGCGGCGCTTCGGCCAACCCTTTATTGTTGAGAACCGTACGGGCATGGGCGGAAATTTGAGCACCGAGAGAGTGCTCAAGTCGGCGCCGGATGGCTATACCCTGCTGTTTGCTGCACCCAATACCACCATCGGCGCGTCGCTCTACAGGAAGCTGCCGTTTGATTTCCGGCGCGACGCCGTGCCGGTGGCATTTGTGATGCGTTTTCCGAACGTCATGGTGGTGCCTTCGTCGTTGCCGGTGCAGTCGGTGCAGGAGTTCATCGACTACGCCAGGCGTTATCCAGGCAAGCTTTCATATGCGTCATCGGGACACGGGACATCCCTGCACCTCTCCGGCGCCATGTTCAGTCTGATGACCAAAATCGACATGATCCACGTCCCATACCGCGGCTCGCACGCGGCCTATCCGGACCTGATCGAGGGCCGGGTCCATGTGATGTTCGACAATATTACGATCGCATTGCAGATGGCACGGGCGGGCAAAGTGCGGGCTCTTGGCGTGACCTCGGCAGTGCGCTGGACCTCGGCGCCGGAGATTCCGGCGATCGCCGAGACCGTGCCGGGCTTTGAGGCAATGGTCTGGTACGGCATTGTCGCACCCAGGGGGACCCCGTCCGACGTTGTTCTGACGCTCAACAAGGCGGTGACGGAAGCATTCAGTGACCCTGATTTTCTGGCACGCCTCGCGGATACCGGCGGGATGGCGATGTCCATGACTCCGGAGCAGTTCGAGAAATTCATCGATGAGGACATTGAAAGGTGGCGCAAGGTGGTCGATTTCGCCGGAGCCTGGATTGATTAA
- a CDS encoding adenylate/guanylate cyclase domain-containing protein: MSTLQVTTAIIEQDRTACPRCGADVGSSDNFCGDCGSPLPLTCKVCSSKNSPGKKFCAACGVALATRLPEQNGSAAPKPRQPGAERRQLTVMFVDLVSSTMLGARLDPEDLRKVITTYQECIRSVVARLDGFVARYMGDGALIYFGFPQAHEDDAERAVLAGLAIVEAVGRLSTVAGSAGTLACRVGIATGPVVVGDVIGSGSSLESPVVGNTPNLAAGLIAMAEPGMVVIAETTRRLTGGLFEYKVLGPARLKGGPTPIYAWAALAESPTDSRFEALRSGKLPLVGRKEELDLLLRRWAQAKAGEGRVIVLIGEPGIGKSRLVAALEQGIGQESRARTRLVCSPNHQDSPLYPVIRQIERAARFERGDAPAAKLEKLLRLLEADVSPDPDVAIIADLLSLPLAPNDFPDIHKQPRGKVMALAAILRYFEKMSRRGPLLVIIEDLHWADPTTLDLMGLLVEQVATLPMLVVNTSRPETRPPWLARPHVTVQTLSGLHPRDAASLINSVAEGRIPRQEVVDRIIAHADGIPLFIEELTKTVLYTGIRLADDPPNLADPLTPAIVPTTLQASLMARLDRLVAAKEVAQIGSVIGREFSFELLESVSTWPRKDLQEALGELVQAGLATTYGQPPHSTYAFKHALVQDAAYASLLRERRRSIHLRVAELLEEEVIRPESRLPEIIAWHFGEAEAADRSIDYYLKAAQRTNGRFALTERVSHLRKGLRQIEHLPDSKEKERRELALQVALYQSLVDEQGSGSEEVRSAVERARALCLKLGNTHELIRAHDGLFNYYFSHSQPETLLRYAAEMSDVGQRTENPQAFIMARKMSGFANLLLGRFETACEDMRLLVDTYSEVRDGQAALAVRDPKMGACTVLGICLTALGYPDSGAAKSLEAVRYADSLNHAVSQIVALRRACVQHIMQRDTQTVLELSQRLLGLAAEFETFKGVRDGAIFNCWAQLQMRRDPALMERMRDCIEQFDTTQNWALLPFFMTATAEIVGMYGDTDGAVALLNRAAELVHSTGERWCESEIIRLQAQFSARDAEHALHLLTTGLNLARQQRAKLWELRAATSLANVRLEQGNRQAGCEVLAPVHAWFTEGLTTPDLVAARALLDRLEGDLEARPTRILRSVT; encoded by the coding sequence GTGAGCACGCTGCAAGTGACTACGGCCATCATCGAACAGGATCGCACGGCTTGCCCGCGCTGCGGGGCCGATGTCGGCAGCAGTGACAATTTTTGTGGCGATTGTGGCTCGCCACTTCCACTGACCTGCAAGGTTTGCAGCAGCAAAAATTCTCCCGGCAAGAAATTCTGCGCCGCGTGCGGAGTAGCGCTCGCGACAAGGTTGCCTGAGCAAAATGGGTCTGCCGCACCAAAGCCTCGCCAGCCTGGGGCCGAACGCCGGCAACTTACAGTGATGTTCGTCGATCTGGTCAGTTCGACGATGCTTGGTGCCCGGCTTGATCCAGAGGATCTTCGCAAAGTCATCACCACGTATCAGGAATGCATAAGGAGTGTTGTGGCTCGGCTTGACGGCTTTGTCGCCCGCTACATGGGCGATGGCGCGCTGATCTACTTCGGATTCCCGCAAGCGCATGAGGATGATGCGGAGCGCGCGGTGCTTGCCGGCTTGGCCATTGTCGAGGCGGTCGGCCGTCTCAGCACGGTAGCCGGCTCCGCCGGAACGCTTGCCTGCCGAGTTGGAATTGCGACCGGGCCTGTCGTCGTCGGCGACGTCATAGGCTCTGGGTCGTCGCTGGAGTCGCCCGTGGTCGGCAATACCCCCAATTTGGCGGCCGGTCTCATCGCCATGGCTGAACCCGGCATGGTGGTCATTGCTGAAACGACCCGACGTCTTACGGGCGGATTGTTTGAGTACAAAGTTCTTGGTCCTGCCCGGTTGAAGGGAGGTCCGACGCCGATCTACGCGTGGGCTGCGCTCGCCGAAAGTCCGACAGATAGCCGCTTTGAGGCCCTTCGCAGCGGCAAATTGCCGCTGGTGGGACGAAAGGAAGAGTTGGACTTGTTGTTGCGCCGTTGGGCGCAGGCCAAAGCGGGTGAAGGACGCGTTATCGTTCTCATTGGAGAGCCGGGCATCGGCAAGTCGCGGCTTGTCGCGGCGCTCGAGCAAGGCATTGGGCAGGAGTCGCGTGCGAGAACCCGTCTTGTATGCTCGCCCAATCACCAAGACAGCCCGCTGTATCCCGTCATTCGTCAAATAGAACGAGCCGCTCGATTTGAGCGCGGCGACGCTCCCGCAGCAAAACTGGAAAAGCTTTTGCGTCTGCTTGAAGCCGACGTGTCGCCCGACCCTGACGTTGCAATTATCGCTGACCTGCTCTCGCTCCCACTGGCGCCGAACGATTTCCCCGACATCCATAAGCAGCCGCGGGGAAAGGTCATGGCTCTGGCCGCCATCCTTCGATATTTCGAGAAAATGAGCCGACGGGGCCCGCTGCTGGTCATTATTGAGGACCTTCACTGGGCTGATCCCACGACATTGGATCTGATGGGTTTGTTGGTTGAGCAAGTGGCAACGCTGCCGATGCTGGTAGTCAACACCAGCCGGCCCGAAACACGACCGCCATGGCTAGCTCGTCCACACGTCACGGTTCAAACGCTGAGCGGACTTCACCCTCGCGATGCCGCGTCTTTGATAAATTCAGTGGCCGAGGGACGAATTCCACGACAGGAGGTGGTCGACAGGATTATCGCGCACGCCGACGGAATACCTCTTTTCATCGAGGAGCTGACCAAGACTGTTCTGTACACTGGAATCCGTCTGGCGGATGACCCGCCAAACCTGGCCGATCCGCTCACTCCAGCGATCGTGCCGACAACACTGCAAGCTTCCCTGATGGCGCGCCTTGATCGTTTGGTCGCCGCGAAAGAGGTGGCCCAGATTGGATCGGTCATCGGCCGAGAATTTTCCTTCGAACTGCTGGAGAGCGTATCGACATGGCCGCGGAAGGACTTGCAGGAGGCGCTTGGCGAGCTCGTGCAGGCTGGACTGGCGACCACGTACGGCCAGCCCCCTCATTCGACCTACGCTTTCAAGCACGCCCTGGTACAGGATGCTGCCTACGCCTCTTTGTTACGCGAGCGACGCCGGTCGATTCATTTGCGTGTGGCCGAGCTGCTCGAAGAAGAAGTCATTCGCCCCGAAAGCCGTTTGCCTGAGATCATTGCGTGGCATTTTGGAGAAGCGGAGGCGGCCGACAGGTCGATCGATTATTACCTGAAGGCGGCGCAGCGGACGAACGGCCGATTTGCGCTGACGGAACGAGTAAGCCATCTACGCAAGGGCCTCCGGCAGATCGAACATCTTCCAGATTCGAAGGAGAAAGAGCGTCGCGAGCTTGCCCTCCAAGTTGCGCTGTACCAATCGCTTGTCGACGAACAAGGCTCGGGAAGTGAGGAGGTGCGCTCAGCGGTCGAGCGGGCAAGAGCGCTGTGCCTCAAGCTCGGCAATACACACGAGCTCATTCGAGCCCACGACGGCTTGTTCAATTACTATTTTTCTCACTCCCAACCTGAGACGTTGCTTCGCTATGCCGCTGAGATGTCCGATGTCGGCCAAAGGACCGAGAACCCTCAGGCCTTCATCATGGCACGGAAAATGTCGGGATTTGCCAATCTGCTGCTGGGGCGTTTCGAGACGGCATGCGAGGACATGCGGCTTCTCGTTGATACGTATAGTGAGGTCCGGGATGGGCAAGCTGCGCTGGCCGTGCGCGATCCCAAGATGGGGGCATGTACTGTACTCGGCATTTGTCTCACGGCGCTCGGCTACCCCGATTCCGGCGCTGCCAAGAGCCTGGAAGCAGTTCGATATGCCGACAGCTTGAACCACGCCGTGAGTCAAATCGTCGCTTTGCGGCGTGCATGTGTGCAACACATCATGCAGCGCGACACCCAAACCGTGCTGGAGCTTTCGCAACGACTTCTCGGTCTAGCGGCCGAATTCGAGACGTTTAAGGGAGTTCGCGATGGTGCCATCTTTAACTGTTGGGCGCAGCTGCAGATGCGCCGCGATCCAGCTCTCATGGAGCGCATGCGCGATTGCATTGAACAGTTCGACACCACGCAAAATTGGGCTCTGCTGCCGTTCTTCATGACGGCTACCGCCGAAATCGTGGGCATGTATGGCGATACGGACGGCGCAGTGGCATTGCTCAACCGGGCGGCTGAGCTTGTACACTCAACGGGCGAGCGATGGTGTGAATCGGAGATCATCCGCTTGCAGGCTCAGTTTTCCGCGCGAGACGCCGAGCACGCGCTGCACCTGCTCACAACCGGTCTGAATTTGGCAAGGCAACAACGGGCGAAGCTTTGGGAGCTCCGCGCGGCGACCAGCCTGGCTAATGTCCGGCTCGAGCAGGGAAATCGACAGGCAGGATGCGAAGTGCTCGCGCCTGTTCATGCGTGGTTTACCGAGGGTTTGACCACTCCCGACCTTGTTGCGGCGCGGGCCTTGCTAGATCGGCTGGAGGGCGATCTCGAAGCGCGGCCAACGCGTATCCTGCGGAGTGTGACGTAA